In Nitrobacteraceae bacterium AZCC 1564, the following proteins share a genomic window:
- a CDS encoding DNA-binding transcriptional LysR family regulator (product_source=COG0583; cath_funfam=1.10.10.10,3.40.190.10; cog=COG0583; pfam=PF00126,PF03466; superfamily=46785,53850), producing the protein MELHQIRYFLALASTLNFTRAAEQCNVTQPALTKGVQRLEQELGGQLIHRERQLTQLTDLGKEVLPMLERTLASAEAVRRRAKAFQHKDVAPLRIGIAPSISASLVLDPIAEVSKFVPGLHVELREAIADKLIELLLGGEISAAIVGDVQDMPRRIDDWSLFEERYVAVLAPTHELADRPAIGVEELRQATILERAGCDVAPKAKKSCFSEETPNYGHCSENDTHLQHMAAAGFGVILAPEHMPHLSALKTVPIEGDPIWREVRLLAVQGRRYSPALDAFLKVARLRDWSLEVVPERRAHHSLRSKLESAVA; encoded by the coding sequence ATGGAGCTTCACCAAATTCGTTATTTTTTGGCCCTCGCAAGCACGCTGAACTTCACGCGCGCGGCCGAGCAGTGCAATGTCACACAGCCTGCTCTAACGAAGGGCGTACAAAGACTGGAACAAGAGCTAGGTGGGCAATTGATCCACCGCGAGCGTCAATTGACGCAGCTCACCGATCTCGGGAAGGAAGTACTTCCTATGCTTGAGCGCACACTTGCGTCAGCGGAGGCAGTTCGTCGCCGAGCTAAAGCATTCCAACATAAGGATGTTGCACCCTTAAGGATCGGAATCGCCCCGTCGATATCCGCTTCTCTAGTGCTCGATCCGATCGCGGAGGTCTCCAAGTTCGTCCCCGGCCTCCATGTAGAACTTCGAGAGGCGATCGCTGACAAGCTTATCGAGTTACTGCTAGGCGGCGAAATTAGCGCTGCGATAGTCGGTGACGTGCAAGACATGCCACGACGTATTGACGACTGGTCCCTGTTTGAAGAACGCTACGTTGCTGTATTGGCCCCAACGCACGAACTTGCGGACCGGCCCGCAATTGGCGTTGAGGAACTACGTCAAGCAACCATTCTCGAGCGCGCAGGCTGTGACGTCGCGCCAAAGGCAAAAAAATCATGCTTTTCGGAAGAGACGCCAAATTACGGTCACTGCAGCGAGAACGACACACACCTTCAGCACATGGCTGCAGCCGGCTTCGGTGTGATACTCGCGCCCGAACACATGCCGCACCTTTCGGCGCTCAAAACCGTTCCGATCGAAGGAGACCCGATCTGGCGCGAGGTACGCTTGCTGGCGGTGCAGGGGCGCCGGTACTCACCCGCATTGGACGCATTCCTCAAGGTCGCTCGCCTGCGAGACTGGTCACTCGAGGTTGTCCCTGAGCGGCGAGCGCATCACTCCTTGCGATCTAAACTCGAGAGCGCCGTCGCATGA
- a CDS encoding hypothetical protein (product_source=Hypo-rule applied; cath_funfam=1.20.5.510), with protein MKKYSGLLILRRDVLSLATVGAAALVIDAVVSETAAAAPSDAGGKRRSRYQANSSEVKNFYRVNRYPAQSR; from the coding sequence ATGAAGAAGTATTCCGGCCTTCTAATCCTTCGCCGCGACGTCCTTTCTTTGGCGACTGTTGGCGCCGCAGCCTTGGTAATTGATGCTGTGGTGTCCGAGACGGCGGCTGCGGCTCCAAGCGATGCGGGTGGCAAGCGCAGATCCCGCTACCAAGCGAATTCTTCGGAAGTCAAAAATTTCTACCGGGTGAATCGCTACCCCGCGCAATCCCGCTGA
- a CDS encoding formate dehydrogenase major subunit (product_source=KO:K00123; cath_funfam=2.20.25.90,2.40.40.20,3.40.228.10,3.40.50.740; cog=COG0243; ko=KO:K00123; pfam=PF00384,PF01568,PF04879; superfamily=50692,53706): MLVKKSDRKPNRGTFVAELGERRDGEIGRRTFLRRAGLTASALSALGALPLKGIRKAEAGPPPALGAKVVSRKNICTHCSVGCSVVAEVSNGVWIGQEPDYDSPINRGSHCCKGAAVRDDVLSQRRLRYPVKLVNGQWVRVSWKQAVDEIGDKLLDIRQKSGPDAVYWLGSAKFTNEAAYLNRKFAAFWGTNNSDHQARICHSTTVTGVANTWGYGAMTNSYNDIRNAKTIMIMGGNPAEAHPVSLQHILEGKELNRANMIVIDPRMTRTAAHATEYVRVRPGTHIATIYGMLWHIFQNGWEDKEFLSQRVYGVDDIRKEVSKWSPDEVERVTGLPEAQVRHVAETFAKQKPSTLIWAMGQTQFATGTANVRASCLLLLATGNVGYVGSGANIFRGHTNVQGATDLGLDVTTLPLYYGLSEEAWRHWCRVWEVDYDWMKSRFASKTLMEAPGIPSTRWFDATLLPKDQVSQSDTLQAMFVMGHGVNTITRMPEAVRGIEKLELLVVCDPYPTAWSVLSERKNGTYLLPACTSFEMDGSRTASNRSLQWGEKIVEPVFESQNDYDTMYQFARKFGFADTMFKNIKVENGKVSAEDILREINRGGWSTGYCGQSPERLKAHMRNQAKFDLVTLRAPKDDPEVGGDYYGLPWPCWGTPEFKHPGTPILYNTNLPVKEGGATFRARFGVERIVKRKVMENGREIEKEEHDNLLAEGAYSVGSEIKDGYPEFTLGVLKKLGWDKDLTAQELSVIQKVNPANPDNVSWSTDLSGGIQRVSIEHGCSPYGNGKARMIAWNLPDAIPVYREPIYTPRPDLVAKYPTLPDARQFRVPNMGFSVQKAAVDNNIAKQFPLILSSGRLVEYEGGGEETRSNKWLAELKQEMYVEINTIDANERGITDGAWVWVFGPESQSKARMKALVTERVGKGLAWMPFHFAGWYEGDDLRSRYPKGADPFVLGESVNTLTTYGYDPATGMQEPKATLCQIKAA; encoded by the coding sequence ATGCTTGTAAAAAAGTCGGATCGCAAACCAAATCGGGGAACGTTCGTCGCGGAGCTTGGTGAGCGGCGCGATGGTGAGATAGGTCGCCGCACTTTTCTGCGGCGTGCTGGTCTCACGGCAAGTGCGTTGTCTGCGCTAGGCGCCTTACCGCTCAAGGGAATCCGAAAGGCCGAAGCCGGGCCGCCGCCTGCGCTCGGCGCGAAAGTCGTAAGTCGCAAGAATATCTGCACCCATTGCTCGGTTGGCTGCTCGGTCGTCGCTGAGGTTTCCAATGGCGTATGGATTGGCCAGGAGCCTGATTACGATAGTCCGATCAATCGCGGGTCACATTGCTGCAAGGGCGCTGCCGTTCGCGACGATGTCTTGAGCCAGCGTCGATTGCGGTATCCCGTCAAGCTCGTGAACGGCCAGTGGGTTCGAGTGTCCTGGAAGCAAGCGGTCGACGAGATCGGCGACAAGCTGCTGGATATCCGCCAGAAGTCTGGCCCTGACGCTGTCTATTGGCTTGGGTCGGCAAAATTCACCAATGAAGCCGCTTATCTGAATCGAAAGTTCGCGGCTTTCTGGGGCACGAATAATTCAGATCATCAAGCGCGCATCTGCCATTCCACGACAGTCACCGGAGTCGCCAATACCTGGGGCTATGGTGCAATGACGAACAGCTACAACGACATCCGCAATGCCAAGACCATCATGATTATGGGTGGCAACCCGGCGGAAGCACATCCGGTTTCGCTGCAGCACATTCTGGAAGGCAAGGAACTCAACCGCGCCAATATGATCGTGATTGATCCGCGCATGACGAGGACGGCCGCGCACGCGACGGAGTATGTCAGAGTTCGTCCCGGAACCCACATTGCCACCATCTACGGAATGCTGTGGCATATCTTCCAGAATGGCTGGGAAGACAAGGAATTCCTTAGCCAGCGTGTTTATGGCGTCGACGACATCCGAAAGGAGGTGTCGAAGTGGTCTCCCGATGAGGTTGAGCGTGTTACCGGTTTGCCCGAGGCGCAGGTCCGGCATGTCGCGGAAACCTTCGCCAAGCAGAAGCCCTCGACGTTGATCTGGGCCATGGGGCAGACGCAGTTTGCTACGGGTACAGCCAATGTTCGCGCCAGTTGTCTGCTGCTGCTCGCAACCGGCAATGTTGGGTACGTCGGTAGCGGCGCCAATATTTTTCGCGGCCATACGAATGTGCAGGGCGCGACTGACCTCGGGCTCGATGTCACGACGCTGCCGCTTTACTACGGTCTTTCCGAAGAGGCGTGGCGTCATTGGTGCCGGGTTTGGGAAGTCGACTACGACTGGATGAAATCGCGTTTCGCAAGCAAGACCCTGATGGAGGCGCCGGGAATTCCAAGTACGCGATGGTTCGACGCCACGTTGTTGCCGAAGGATCAGGTCAGCCAGTCTGACACGCTGCAGGCGATGTTCGTGATGGGACACGGCGTCAACACCATCACCCGTATGCCGGAGGCCGTTCGCGGCATCGAGAAGCTCGAACTTCTGGTCGTTTGTGATCCTTACCCGACAGCCTGGTCGGTGCTTTCAGAAAGAAAGAACGGCACCTACCTTTTGCCGGCCTGCACCAGCTTTGAAATGGATGGTTCACGCACCGCGTCCAACCGCTCGCTCCAGTGGGGCGAGAAGATCGTCGAGCCGGTGTTCGAGTCGCAGAATGATTACGACACCATGTACCAATTCGCCCGAAAATTCGGGTTTGCGGACACGATGTTCAAGAACATCAAGGTCGAGAATGGCAAGGTGTCGGCTGAAGACATCCTCCGGGAAATCAACCGCGGCGGATGGTCGACGGGTTATTGTGGGCAGTCGCCGGAGCGCCTCAAGGCGCACATGAGAAACCAGGCGAAGTTCGATCTGGTCACGCTGCGCGCACCAAAGGATGATCCGGAAGTCGGCGGTGACTATTATGGACTTCCCTGGCCATGCTGGGGAACACCCGAGTTCAAGCATCCGGGAACGCCAATCCTCTACAACACCAATCTGCCGGTGAAGGAAGGCGGTGCGACGTTTCGCGCCCGTTTCGGCGTCGAACGCATTGTCAAGCGCAAGGTGATGGAAAACGGGCGGGAGATTGAGAAGGAAGAGCACGACAACCTGCTCGCTGAGGGGGCTTACTCGGTTGGGTCCGAAATCAAGGACGGTTATCCGGAATTCACGCTCGGCGTGCTGAAGAAGCTTGGCTGGGACAAAGACCTGACAGCTCAGGAGTTGAGTGTCATTCAGAAGGTCAATCCTGCCAATCCCGACAATGTGTCTTGGTCGACCGACCTTTCAGGTGGAATTCAGCGAGTGTCGATCGAACATGGCTGTTCGCCATACGGCAATGGCAAAGCGCGCATGATTGCGTGGAATCTTCCCGACGCCATTCCGGTCTATCGCGAGCCGATCTACACGCCGCGGCCTGATCTTGTCGCAAAATATCCCACGCTGCCCGACGCGCGTCAGTTCCGCGTGCCGAACATGGGTTTCAGCGTTCAAAAGGCTGCGGTGGACAACAACATCGCGAAACAATTCCCGCTGATCCTGAGTTCGGGCCGCCTCGTCGAGTACGAGGGAGGCGGTGAAGAGACGCGCTCGAACAAATGGCTCGCCGAACTCAAGCAGGAAATGTACGTCGAGATCAACACGATTGACGCCAATGAGCGCGGCATCACGGATGGAGCCTGGGTCTGGGTCTTTGGACCGGAAAGCCAATCGAAAGCCCGGATGAAGGCGCTTGTCACCGAGCGAGTCGGGAAGGGCCTTGCATGGATGCCGTTTCATTTTGCCGGCTGGTACGAAGGCGATGATCTGAGAAGCCGTTATCCGAAGGGGGCTGATCCCTTCGTGCTCGGCGAGAGCGTCAACACGTTGACGACCTACGGATATGATCCCGCCACCGGAATGCAAGAGCCCAAGGCTACGCTCTGTCAAATCAAGGCAGCATGA
- a CDS encoding formate dehydrogenase iron-sulfur subunit (product_source=KO:K00124; cath_funfam=3.30.70.20; cog=COG0437; ko=KO:K00124; pfam=PF13247; superfamily=54862) — MARMKFLCDADRCIDCNACVTACKNENEVPWGINRRRVVTINDGKPGERSVSMACMHCTDAPCAAVCPVDCIYPTEDGIVLHSKDLCIGCGYCFYACPFGAPQYPKVGNFGSRGKMDKCTYCAGGGGQEPSGSAAEFEKYGSDRFGQGKLPMCAEMCSTKSLLAGDGEIIAQIYKERVLKRGYGSGAWGWMTAYHETVTV, encoded by the coding sequence ATGGCCCGAATGAAATTCCTTTGTGACGCCGATCGCTGCATTGATTGCAATGCCTGCGTCACTGCATGCAAGAACGAGAATGAAGTGCCATGGGGCATCAACCGCCGCCGCGTCGTTACAATCAATGACGGCAAGCCAGGCGAACGATCGGTGTCGATGGCCTGCATGCACTGCACCGACGCGCCGTGCGCGGCGGTGTGCCCGGTGGATTGCATTTATCCGACCGAAGACGGCATCGTGCTGCATTCGAAGGATTTATGCATCGGCTGCGGCTACTGCTTCTACGCCTGTCCGTTCGGAGCGCCGCAATATCCAAAAGTCGGAAACTTCGGCTCGCGCGGTAAGATGGACAAGTGCACTTATTGTGCCGGCGGCGGCGGACAAGAGCCTTCGGGCAGTGCGGCGGAGTTTGAGAAGTATGGTTCGGACCGCTTCGGCCAAGGCAAGTTGCCGATGTGCGCCGAGATGTGTTCGACAAAATCCTTGTTGGCCGGTGATGGCGAGATCATCGCGCAGATCTACAAGGAACGGGTCCTCAAGCGCGGTTACGGTTCCGGTGCCTGGGGATGGATGACGGCGTATCACGAGACTGTCACGGTCTGA
- a CDS encoding formate dehydrogenase subunit gamma (product_source=KO:K00127; cath_funfam=1.20.950.20; cleavage_site_network=SignalP-noTM; cog=COG2864; ko=KO:K00127; pfam=PF01292; superfamily=81342; tigrfam=TIGR01583; transmembrane_helix_parts=Inside_1_4,TMhelix_5_27,Outside_28_86,TMhelix_87_109,Inside_110_129,TMhelix_130_152,Outside_153_171,TMhelix_172_194,Inside_195_231,TMhelix_232_254,Outside_255_263,TMhelix_264_286,Inside_287_336) — protein sequence MALFGYFRPVVAALVLLAMACATPAWTEVRGPDGAPNPTASSVHEQTVLKEFSRAQGRIDIPDTKAAVLIQPAGRAWDYFHEVLLRWGAAILILGTILLLGVAYLVIGRLRIESGRSGLKILRFKAIERFSHWLTAVSFVILALTGLNITFGKKLLLPVLGPETFSNVSQVAKYIHNFVSFAFAVGIVLIAVIFIKDNVFNRVDLVWLKQGGGFIKSKHAPAGRFNLGEKLVFWLSLAAGFAVSVSGFLLLFPFSVTNILGMQVAQVVHAVVAVLFVALILGHIYIGTLGMEGAFEAMGTGEVDLNWAKEHHDLWLAELEAKGNAPRPPMIATPAE from the coding sequence ATGGCGTTGTTTGGGTATTTCCGTCCAGTAGTCGCGGCCTTGGTTCTGTTGGCAATGGCATGCGCTACTCCGGCATGGACTGAGGTGCGAGGGCCGGATGGTGCGCCCAATCCGACCGCGAGCAGTGTTCATGAACAGACAGTGCTGAAGGAATTTTCGCGCGCCCAAGGACGTATCGATATTCCGGACACCAAGGCGGCTGTTTTGATCCAGCCTGCGGGACGTGCCTGGGATTACTTCCATGAGGTTTTGCTGCGCTGGGGCGCCGCAATCTTGATCCTGGGAACGATTCTGCTGTTGGGAGTGGCCTATCTGGTCATAGGGCGGCTTCGCATCGAAAGTGGACGCTCGGGACTGAAGATCCTGCGTTTCAAGGCCATCGAGCGGTTTTCGCACTGGTTGACCGCCGTCTCTTTCGTGATCCTTGCATTGACGGGACTGAACATCACTTTCGGCAAGAAGCTGCTTCTTCCCGTGCTGGGTCCGGAGACATTCTCGAACGTCTCGCAAGTCGCAAAATACATCCATAACTTCGTCAGTTTCGCGTTTGCGGTCGGCATTGTTCTCATCGCGGTGATCTTTATCAAGGACAACGTCTTCAACCGTGTCGACCTTGTGTGGCTCAAGCAGGGTGGTGGCTTCATCAAGTCGAAACATGCGCCGGCGGGACGGTTCAATCTCGGCGAGAAGCTTGTATTCTGGCTTTCGCTCGCCGCAGGTTTTGCGGTGTCTGTCTCCGGATTCCTTCTCCTGTTTCCGTTCTCCGTCACGAACATTCTCGGCATGCAGGTCGCCCAGGTAGTGCACGCTGTCGTTGCCGTCCTGTTTGTCGCACTGATCCTCGGCCACATCTATATTGGCACCTTAGGTATGGAAGGCGCCTTCGAGGCGATGGGCACGGGTGAGGTCGATCTCAATTGGGCGAAAGAACATCACGATCTCTGGCTGGCCGAACTGGAGGCGAAGGGGAACGCTCCGCGCCCGCCCATGATCGCTACGCCCGCGGAATAA
- a CDS encoding ferredoxin (product_source=COG1145; cath_funfam=3.30.160.60,3.30.70.20; cog=COG1145; pfam=PF12838,PF13187; superfamily=54862): MATQGAAHNFLICSCDDTMPLDAEAVRRGCRSESVTTAHQLCGSQLDHFRMIAGQDLPLTVGCTFRKTALSDVAVEAGRTTPVVFANLRETAGWSSDAAAAGPKMAALLAAASVPMPEVASVPVESGGVILIYGCDESAIEAGRLLQDHLDVTVMIVPPAAMTLTANVDFPVVKGKIKTVTGSLGAFELTVDDFAQPAPSSRSVLAFGSSRSGAQSRCDIILDLSRGTPLFTASDLRDGYLRADPGHRSEMLEAVLKARDLTGTFEKPRFVSFDASLCAHSRSQIVGCSRCLDLCPAGAITPQGDHAAIDPHICAGCGQCAAVCPTGAASYALPPEDVLMRKLRAMILAYREAGGVNPVILFHDDAHGAPLIDALARFGNGVPANVLPFSVNEVTQVGLESLAAIFAYGGSSVRFLLREKPRHDVSGLRRTIALVSPILAGLGFDSNRVSSIETDDPDVLGLMLREIPVLTTTSRPASFRAIGDKRGALRFALSELHRAALNPVDVIQLPAGAPFGMVNLAVDACTLCLSCVSACPTGALRDNPDLPMLQFREDACVQCGLCEATCPENAITLQPQLDFRAATAPPRILKQEEPFCCIRCSKPFGVRSTIDRVVAKLEGSHWMFKGTGRLDLIRMCEDCRIAVVSEENFDPYGGPDRVIRTTDDYLKEREEIAKRGPVS, from the coding sequence ATGGCCACGCAAGGTGCCGCTCATAACTTCTTGATCTGTTCCTGCGACGACACCATGCCGCTCGATGCAGAAGCCGTGCGCCGGGGCTGTCGAAGCGAAAGCGTGACCACGGCTCATCAACTCTGTGGTTCGCAGCTCGATCATTTCCGGATGATTGCCGGACAGGACCTGCCTCTCACGGTGGGCTGCACCTTCAGGAAAACGGCGTTGTCAGATGTTGCGGTCGAGGCGGGGCGTACGACGCCTGTCGTCTTCGCCAATCTGCGCGAAACCGCTGGTTGGTCCAGTGATGCAGCCGCGGCGGGTCCCAAGATGGCGGCGTTGCTTGCCGCCGCCTCCGTGCCGATGCCGGAGGTGGCTTCTGTGCCGGTTGAGAGCGGTGGCGTCATTCTCATCTATGGCTGTGATGAAAGCGCGATCGAAGCGGGGCGTCTGCTGCAAGATCATCTCGATGTTACAGTGATGATCGTTCCCCCCGCAGCAATGACTCTTACCGCGAACGTCGATTTCCCTGTGGTGAAAGGTAAAATCAAAACCGTTACTGGGTCTCTCGGCGCTTTTGAACTGACAGTCGATGATTTCGCGCAGCCGGCGCCGTCGTCGCGCAGCGTTTTGGCGTTCGGATCGTCGCGCAGTGGCGCGCAGTCACGTTGCGATATCATTCTCGATCTTTCACGTGGTACGCCGCTGTTTACGGCCTCTGATCTTCGCGACGGTTACCTCAGAGCAGATCCCGGCCACCGTTCCGAGATGCTGGAGGCCGTGCTCAAGGCACGTGATCTGACCGGCACGTTCGAGAAGCCACGCTTTGTGTCGTTTGATGCTTCGCTGTGCGCGCATTCGCGTTCGCAAATCGTCGGATGCAGCCGATGCCTCGATCTATGTCCCGCCGGTGCCATCACGCCGCAAGGCGATCACGCCGCCATCGATCCGCATATTTGTGCGGGTTGCGGGCAATGCGCTGCGGTCTGCCCGACCGGTGCGGCATCTTATGCCTTGCCGCCGGAAGATGTCTTGATGCGAAAGCTGCGTGCGATGATCCTCGCTTATCGCGAAGCCGGAGGTGTCAATCCTGTCATCCTGTTTCATGATGATGCCCACGGTGCGCCGCTAATCGATGCGCTTGCACGGTTCGGTAACGGTGTGCCAGCGAATGTGCTACCATTTTCGGTCAATGAAGTGACGCAGGTGGGGCTGGAGAGCCTCGCGGCGATCTTTGCCTATGGTGGTTCGTCCGTCAGGTTCTTGCTGCGCGAAAAGCCGCGTCACGACGTCTCCGGGCTGCGTCGCACCATTGCGCTGGTGTCACCCATTCTCGCCGGTCTTGGCTTTGATTCCAACCGTGTTTCATCTATCGAAACCGACGATCCCGATGTTCTCGGCCTTATGCTGCGTGAGATCCCGGTCCTGACTACCACGTCGCGGCCTGCGAGCTTCCGCGCCATTGGCGACAAGCGAGGCGCGTTACGTTTTGCTTTAAGCGAGCTTCACCGCGCGGCGCTCAATCCGGTCGATGTCATCCAGCTGCCGGCGGGTGCGCCTTTCGGAATGGTGAATTTGGCGGTTGATGCTTGTACGCTCTGCTTGTCGTGCGTTTCGGCCTGTCCGACCGGCGCGCTTCGGGATAACCCCGATCTGCCGATGTTGCAGTTTAGGGAAGATGCCTGCGTACAATGCGGACTGTGCGAGGCAACTTGTCCTGAGAACGCCATCACCTTGCAGCCGCAGCTTGATTTCCGCGCGGCAACAGCGCCGCCACGGATCTTGAAGCAGGAAGAACCGTTCTGTTGCATCCGGTGCAGCAAGCCATTCGGTGTGAGGAGCACGATCGATCGTGTCGTCGCGAAACTCGAGGGAAGCCACTGGATGTTCAAGGGCACCGGCCGCCTCGATCTTATCAGGATGTGCGAAGACTGCCGTATTGCTGTCGTCTCCGAAGAGAATTTCGATCCTTACGGCGGCCCCGACCGCGTAATCCGCACCACTGACGATTACCTGAAAGAGCGTGAGGAGATCGCCAAACGAGGGCCAGTATCCTGA
- a CDS encoding hypothetical protein (product_source=Hypo-rule applied; pfam=PF20115), protein MKLLRTIQLDASDRFVFEHPAEPGEWAVSGAFAFLGADVRALQGKPRTAFRAGFLGVSSLGRSTLAQVVNVSKQDHAAVVEMLAGRLVEYFSAPDLAVATNAAEEEISFVASLCDHPPGVIIAVTRTFESGVIREAFRTLRPGVQTPSSAFQFIEVVGEDVPDEHVDLARLIGEKP, encoded by the coding sequence ATGAAATTGTTGCGCACCATCCAGCTCGACGCTTCGGACAGGTTCGTCTTCGAACATCCCGCCGAGCCCGGAGAATGGGCGGTGTCGGGTGCGTTCGCATTTCTGGGGGCGGATGTGCGAGCGTTGCAAGGCAAGCCACGCACGGCGTTCCGTGCGGGTTTTCTAGGTGTGAGTTCGCTCGGCCGGTCGACATTGGCTCAGGTTGTCAACGTGTCGAAACAGGACCATGCAGCGGTGGTTGAAATGCTTGCGGGGCGGCTTGTTGAGTATTTTAGCGCCCCGGATCTTGCTGTGGCGACCAATGCTGCGGAGGAGGAGATCTCCTTTGTGGCCTCGCTCTGCGATCATCCACCTGGCGTGATCATAGCCGTCACGCGTACCTTTGAAAGTGGCGTAATTCGCGAGGCGTTTCGCACCCTGCGCCCTGGTGTTCAGACGCCGTCGTCCGCCTTCCAATTCATAGAAGTCGTCGGCGAAGATGTGCCGGACGAGCACGTCGACCTCGCCAGATTGATCGGGGAGAAGCCATGA
- a CDS encoding hypothetical protein (product_source=Hypo-rule applied; pfam=PF19879), with the protein MSVTRDFWLTSGHHLLDRDAEGRLRITSDFIKAYLARPELVPPGDACSAERELYRLLFEDPLRPVANSQISVIADADARENWSVLIEWRDHLASVDTLEAAYLDIVRRSLRFPHIFISQLVQAILRNMLNDCDDVFVLRAAEMFFRPQKFNLQEGTMLATDLETAEHHEGRRDSPLVALLGLPPTSGVDVLSDGNMSSYWSRSDMFDMALDFTGGQRGLTALGEVVARWISHLLAVDVVIEPLTELRDTPLVWYVGLDSDATRLGNSLWNNDEIDETAYSRILGLYRLTFTNPADVIERVRGEPVYLIIAIGEDEVLRLKPQNLVTGLPIAQVENVN; encoded by the coding sequence ATGAGCGTGACGCGCGATTTCTGGCTCACCAGCGGCCATCATTTGCTGGATCGAGATGCAGAGGGGCGTTTGCGTATCACCAGTGATTTTATAAAGGCATATCTAGCCAGACCAGAGCTCGTGCCGCCGGGGGACGCATGTTCGGCGGAGCGTGAATTGTATCGATTGCTGTTCGAGGATCCGTTGCGTCCGGTCGCGAACTCTCAGATCTCAGTCATCGCGGATGCAGATGCGCGGGAGAATTGGAGCGTCTTGATCGAGTGGCGCGATCACCTTGCCAGCGTCGATACGCTTGAGGCAGCTTATCTCGATATCGTCCGTCGCTCGCTTAGGTTTCCTCACATCTTCATTAGCCAGTTGGTGCAGGCAATATTGCGGAATATGCTGAACGATTGCGACGACGTATTCGTGCTCCGCGCCGCGGAAATGTTCTTCCGGCCACAAAAGTTCAACTTGCAGGAAGGTACGATGCTCGCCACCGACTTGGAGACCGCGGAGCATCATGAGGGCCGGAGGGACTCACCGCTCGTTGCCCTGCTAGGTTTGCCGCCGACGTCAGGTGTCGATGTTCTTAGCGATGGTAATATGTCGAGTTACTGGTCCCGCAGCGATATGTTCGACATGGCGCTTGATTTCACGGGCGGTCAGCGTGGATTGACGGCGCTGGGTGAGGTCGTTGCGCGATGGATATCGCATCTCCTCGCGGTTGACGTTGTGATCGAGCCGTTGACCGAACTGCGGGATACGCCTCTGGTGTGGTATGTCGGGTTGGATTCCGATGCGACGCGCCTCGGGAATTCACTCTGGAATAACGATGAGATCGACGAGACGGCATACAGCCGAATACTCGGCCTTTATCGTCTGACATTCACCAATCCCGCCGACGTTATCGAGAGAGTGCGCGGCGAGCCGGTTTATCTCATAATCGCAATAGGGGAGGACGAAGTCCTCCGCCTGAAGCCACAGAATCTTGTGACGGGCCTGCCCATCGCCCAAGTGGAGAACGTCAATTGA
- a CDS encoding hypothetical protein (product_source=Hypo-rule applied; pfam=PF11749; superfamily=51412) encodes MRSTTLASIPVGVVVERRKARSPWADHLWRPISVLAGIPAVEPWTLISADADVAVFYVGQGTIELHRTETVYYRQNLTSGAPKLWVVMRHTATGVELVAVTADPAEGEALTDAGDDIVETVSMPGPIAATIDEFIAVHHVEQPFIKRRRTPSEHQVSGRQDGRVEKRRNG; translated from the coding sequence TTGAGATCGACGACTCTAGCGAGTATTCCAGTCGGTGTTGTGGTCGAGCGTCGCAAGGCAAGGAGTCCATGGGCGGACCATTTGTGGCGGCCGATCTCTGTGCTCGCCGGAATACCGGCGGTCGAACCGTGGACGCTGATCAGTGCCGATGCGGACGTCGCGGTATTTTATGTCGGTCAAGGCACCATCGAACTCCATCGGACCGAGACGGTTTACTACCGCCAGAATCTGACATCGGGTGCGCCGAAATTATGGGTGGTGATGCGCCACACTGCGACGGGAGTCGAGTTGGTCGCGGTGACGGCAGATCCTGCAGAAGGAGAAGCGCTGACCGACGCCGGGGATGACATCGTGGAGACGGTGTCTATGCCTGGACCGATCGCTGCGACGATCGATGAATTTATCGCCGTGCATCACGTCGAACAGCCTTTCATCAAGCGCCGACGTACGCCGTCGGAACATCAGGTTTCTGGCCGTCAGGATGGCAGAGTGGAGAAACGGCGAAATGGCTGA